One region of Miscanthus floridulus cultivar M001 chromosome 19, ASM1932011v1, whole genome shotgun sequence genomic DNA includes:
- the LOC136525576 gene encoding uncharacterized protein: MKMNKEPSGSRTEFVYLLIQHYERKFCQKLMILSTVFTLECFSKRLYSVTPGVLQAPTAAAHAQSASQLCHPALACLHGTVRALRAWCSTDGASSSSGHGLTLLDAILATFGDLLATTRAAAALHDADADDDQVLDGLLMLVDAYGMFESALLVTKQSTLVQAQPAAPAADDDDGPAVDKHSTATGSGGLVNSYRMVLLEPVEGRWAPLPPLSWPSESLPLFCQVAAVDSAGGQGRKWLVVVGGWHLETWAPTDAVFIYDFLTGAWRRGTPMLGPRRSFFACAPVGGAVCVAGGHDDERNVLRSALAYDPDVNAWAQLPDMAEERDEPHGLCVTAGGGGRFLVGARDLSHKVWEVRVSKK, translated from the exons atgaagatgaacaaggaaccatctggttcaaggacagaatttGTGTACCTTTtgatccagcactacgagaggaagttctgtcagaagctcatgattctaagtactgtattcaccctggag tgttttagcaaaagactatacagtgtaacaccgggggtgttacagGCGCCGACCGCGGCAGCACACGCGCAGTCCGCGAGCCAGCTGTGCCACCCGGCGCTCGCGTGCCTCCACGGCACCGTCCGCGCGCTTAGGGCGTGGTGCAGTACCGAtggagcctcctcctcctccggccatGGCCTCACGCTCCTGGATGCCATCCTGGCTACGTTCGGTGACCTGCTGGCCACGACGCGGGCTGCGGCGGCCCTCCACGATGCTGACGCCGACGACGACCAGGTCCTCGATGGCCTCCTCATGCTCGTGGACGCATACGGCATGTTCGAGTCAGCGCTGCTCGTGACGAAGCAGAGC ACGCTGGTCCAGGCGCAGCCGGCAGCGCCtgcggctgacgacgacgacggtccAGCGGTGGACAAGCACTCGACGGCGACGGGCTCGGGAGGCCTCGTGAACTCGTACCGGATGGTGTTGCTAGAGCCGGTGGAGGGACGGTGGGCACCGCTGCCGCCCCTATCGTGGCCAAGCGAGAGCCTCCCCCTCTTCTGCCAGGTGGCCGCCGTGGACAGCGCTGGCGGGCAGGGGAGGAAGTGGCTGGTGGTGGTCGGCGGCTGGCACCTAGAGACGTGGGCGCCGACGGACGCGGTGTTCATCTACGACTTCCTGACAGGTGCGTGGCGGCGTGGCACGCCCATGCTTGGCCCGCGCAGGTCCTTCTTCGCCTGTGCTCCCGTCGGTGGCGCTGTGTGTGTGGCTGGCGGCCACGACGACGAGCGG AACGTCCTACGGTCAGCGCTCGCCTACGACCCGGACGTCAACGCGTGGGCGCAGCTCCCGGACATGGCGGAGGAGCGCGATGAGCCACACGGGCTCTGCGTCACCGCCGGGGGAGGCGGCAGGTTCCTCGTCGGCGCGCGG GACCTTTCTCATAAAGTGTGGGAGGTGAGGGTGTCAAAGAAGTAG